acagggcacttttgtatcttacctaagatgattgtggggatgagagaatgagtgagttggctgttctccttctttctcttgtacctttccttcttcctttgggcgggttaaggaatagacacgtcatttgctggactggtctgatacaggtgagtaaggtagtcatactgatagtgtggtcgcttaatatacaaatatcaaaccctctatttggtagcatatgctccactccttggcaaggaggagttgggagtagtacaaaccctggtgtattggtttgctattggacagtcaaagtttctctttggttccctatagtacaatggttctcccatacTATATCAATGTACGTCactcaatttatctagcttctcaacgggcttcagtccctctccagaagtcatttcttctggaagctggactggtgggtaggcccccagccggtttaggatgtcttgtacctccctccaagtatgagtctatcctattattaagaccgaaggtttgttcgcgtatgaacaaatgacaaattttctaagacaatttgtatttttcatagctacaaacctgaggtcttaacattatactgcccgcctctaaccacccctctgtgtgttaagacatcctgagttgggaatgACCGACGCGGTGGCGTAGGTGAGTGATCCTTGAccattcttcacccgatctacacatgcgttaccagatatcacaagataacttgctttcatctgttttttaactggatccagctaggcgctagaaattatcctattgttaagacctcaggtttgtagctatgaaaagtacaaattgtcttagaaaatttgtcatattactTGGTAAGgtacttacataaaaaaaaggacatttttacaataagattttatatacgtatactccTTATCAAGTATAATGGTCAGAGTCCTCCCACCTCCCCTCTTATGGATATATACGGAATGAGTATTATCTGCGGAGTCATTCCTAACCCTCTCGTTACGGGGGCAAGACTGGTGTCACCTACTCAGAACACAGAACATCGGTGTTGCTACCACGAAATATGAATCTAAACTGCTGCAAATAAATGAAACTCAAAGCTGTCCaattatttggtaagtatatataaaatctcacaCGAAATAGTAACAGTGGGTGGTTTGTGATGAAAAATATATGTTCCTATGCCATGAAATTTTAGAATTTACAGTACGTATAAGTAGTCATCCTTACATCTTGTATATAGCACTTTGAGACAAGGATTCCATTACAGAGACAGCACTGTTAGGCTGATGACTGCTAAAATTCATGTAACCCTTAGAGATTTCTGCGGATCCAAAACATGTTTGTGCTAAAATGCACTCCATCCTGGCTTACGTAAAGTGACCCTAGAAATAATTTTGTGTTACTTCTTGCttcagatttttttatgattgctggTTTTGATCTCATTTTGAAGTCAGGTGACTGTTTTAGTATCTATAATAcagtacttgaaaacaaagttataAGGATGCTGTGAAGTTAGCTAAGAAcattaatttcctttatttttgtaaataaatattaaaaacaagataTACAAGATGACCCATTTGACACCATTAGAATCTCAGAGGGTCAATTCATTCATTATGTAGTTTTGCTGATTTCTTCTGTTTGAACAGTGACCTTTTGATATGTAAAAATGTCAgtgaacaagaaaaagaaattggtTTTGCAGTgaataagaaagataaaaactAGTTTTGCCTTTTGCGAAGGATATTTCAGCCCTCTGGATTTTGACTTCTTCTCTTTAAAagatttattaatatttcttatctcactttctgatatttttattcaaCAGATCTTAGGTCAAGATGGAAGTGGATGTAGACATCTTATTGGATCCCGAGAACATGAAGGTCAAATTGTATCTTCAATTGTTTGGTCCCTGAACAGTGTGGAAGTTTATATCGGAGATACTGTGGGAAGGGTGTCAGTTATGTATGTTCCAAAAAGTAGGGTAAGTTTGATTAAAAAATTAGAGCaacactttttctttatttttcacataTTGAAGTGCAGAGTATTTCTGTAATATTCAGTTGTTTGTAAATTTGATTGCTTGTATTGTTTTCACATGTTAGAAAAGTGAGGTAGTCAATTTGTTTTGAATGCAGTataccatttccttttttttttcagactgcTTCATTGTTCCGCAGCTCCTGCATTCACCTCATGACCCTGGATTCCGCAGTTACACAACTAGATTATTGTGATGGTCATCTTCTTGTATCTACTCTAGATCGTTCATACATTTGCAACACAAGTTTAGAAACTTTCGCTCAGATAGGGACAAAATTAAGGAAGGGTGAATTTGGTGGCTGCTTTTGTAAAGTAAATCTTGTTAGTAACATTCCCCCGACAAATCCATCCATGAAACACAATCACCATGAAGTAGAAGAAAGCCTTGAAGAAAACCCTAAATCCAATTACTCTCCCAGCGATTCAGGGAAGTTTGAACTCTCGGATTGCTACGAAGTCACAGAAGACAAGGAAGAAAACATCCAACAACCCACTGACATCCGACAGCCCACCGAAAAGTCTGTTAGTACTATTCCGCAACAAGGCGTGGTAACTCGCATATTTTGTGCAAGGCCTGGCTCTAGGGTTTGGGAAGCAGATCTTTCAGGCAAAGTTCTTGTAACCCACCAACTGAAAAATGCATTGATGGTACCACCAGTGGACGTTTTGCTAATAGATGGCTCGTATGGGGATACAGAGATGCTTCAAGGAGATGCTCTTAAACTGGAAAAACAGTTGTCATCACTGAAACAATGGACAAAAAGCAAAAAGGGTGACACTTTAGAGTTGGTTAATGAGAAGGGAAGTGTTCCTGTCAACTCTTCTGAGAATTCTAGTGTGAAACATTCTCCAGTGGGTGTTGCCTTTACAAAAATGCTCAACTTTTATAATAGTTTTCTTCTTGCTGTCTCTAATTTTGGACTTTATATAATTGACCCTTCAAATTCTACTGTTTTACTCTGGGTAAGTGAACCAGATGGAATTTTGGATATTAAAGTGAGTGGAAACACGCTGATTTATAAAACAGGTCATGGTAGCATACAAAACTTTATGATTACAACAGTGGATGTTGCAATATTGGTGTTGCATAATCGCAGTTTGATGATTGAATGCGCTCGTTTATGTCTACAGCATCACTACATATTTTCAACTTCAAGATTGCTTTGTCGATTAGGGATAAAAGTTCTCTCTGACTTAACAAGTCAGATAGTTGATGAAAATGTTAAGAGAGcacttcagacactggagaacaTGATTGGCCAAAATCAGGATAAAGAAAACCAGAGTGAAATCAATCCAAAGAAATCAGGAATAACATATGTAAGAAATGAGAAGTACAATTCATGTGAAATCAAGGAAAGTCTTCATTTTGCCCTAAGGCTAAGTCATCATGCATTTCTTCCAGCTTCAGTAACCAGGTGGTATAGTGAACCACATTTGGGGTATGGGCAAGACTTAGGGCCCTTGGCACAGCGCTCTGCAGTCTCTGTAGAGACAAGTCCAATTCATGAGCTGAAGGGAAATAGATTTCTTTTGGGTACATCTAGTTTCTTGCAGGATTTGCAGAGTGGCTTATCTTTAGGAAATTATTCTAGTGAAGACACATTGCAGTCTTTCTCTAAGTCACATAGTGGTTTTAGCAGTCTTTCTGATGGATCTGATAGAAAGTCAAGTAGTCCAGATCCATTATATAACAGGACATCGAGCAGTCCAACCCATTCATCAGGTAGATGGTCTCAGCAATCTGATAAATCCCACAAGAGCTTAGAGAGTTCCCAAGAAATGTATGAAGACCCATTATTTCCTCCAAGTGATAGCTCACCTGAGTTAGAGATGGCTGCTAGGATGTATTTGGATAATCGCTGCCAGCACTCCGGAAACTCGGTTGAATCTCAATCCCTGTACAGCATCCCTTATGCTCCTATCAGCCCTTCTTCTGAAACTGCAGCGATTGTGCAGGACCTAATGGAAAATGCAGCCACCAATGTGGTTAGTACTATAACACTTGGAACAAAatccttaaaagaaaaatttaaaaatgttacaCAGTTAAAAACTTCAAGTGAAATGTCTCCTTTGAGAACAAGAAAAAGCCCTTTTTCTGTTTTGGATATCCTAGGGAATAGTTCAATTGTGGATTGTGAGGACCCTTTTCAAAGTAGCACCTCTGGAACAGATGAAACTGATGGTTTTGATGTGGATATTGTTATTAAGACAAAGACTAAGAAGAAGGGGAGTCGCAAAGCTATTGGAGCATCACCTGTTATGAGTAGACAGTCAACCTTACCAGAAGTTGATGACATAATGCATTCAAGTAGCATAGAACTCCCTGGGGTTGTGCGCAATTTACATGAGCTTGTCATGTCAACAATGAAACAAATAACTGTTGCAGAAGATCAGCAAGAAACAACTGACCTACTAACTCAGTGGTTTGAAGTATATTGTAGTGCAGTCCAGCATATCTACACCAATAAGAATTCTCCTCAAGGGAGTGACGAACCCCAAGATGGACCTGTTTCAATATCATCAGTAGATTCTTTAGTTAGTGTTGGAACATCCTGTGATTCCTTAAAGTGGGACAGCAATGATATTGGATTTGAGCCATCAGCAATGAGTGCTGATATTCTTGAGCAGTTAACAAAAATGTTTCTTCATTGTTTGCAGTCCAGAGTGTATGCTGGTGGTAGTAATTTGCGTGGTATTTCAGGTTTTACTAAGGTCGACATACCACAACACCAGTTAACTCCTGATGATGTTAAAAAACTAGATGCCTTGTATGCTCAGCTTATTACTAATGATTGTGGTTTGCTTCATTACTCAACTTTACTCAATGCTTTGGATACTCTGGGACAGAATTACTTCTTGTTAACCTGGATAGCCTTATTAGAAAAAGTTACAAAGGACTCAGAGGTGGTTAGCATTTATCCCCTCCCTGATATAATTTCAGATTTAGATTTTACCAGATCACAAAGAGTATCTTTTCTATACAAGCTTGCATGCAGTGGAAATATGAAACACTTCATTTCAGCAGCAGTGCAGGTGCAAAACCCATATGTGATATTTGATGTgatatttatgttgaattttgtCTTACATAAGCCCAATGAGAGCACTGTGCCATTAACAAAATATAGTGTTAAGCATTATCTCTTTCTGTACCTGAAGGAGATAGCTAAGGATAAAGATATAAGAGAACTTTACCTTGCATACTGGAGCTGGTGTCCAGAGTTGCAATATGATGTCTTGAGTGCTTTGTTGAGTGCCTTAAACCCTTCATCCATGTCATGTAACTGTGGAATGCCTATTCCTTGCAGTAGGAGTATACCGCTAGAAAACCTAGTGGAAACTTTACTCTCTCATCATATACTTGCTCCTAAGAATATGTTACAGCTCTGCCAAAGCTCAGGATATTGGAAAGGGTACTGCATTCTCTCTTTGGCATACAAACTTCATGCTCCAGCTGAGATTTTTCCCCATGTCTTGCAAACCTGTGATGCAGATCTGATTGAAATGGCTATGGATTCACTGGACAAAACAGAGCTTTCTGTATCAGTAAAGACTATGATGATGGTAACAAGTACAAATATTTCTGTGATCAAATGCTTTAAGTGCCAAAGTATTATTGAACTTCTTAGCAGAGTTCAGGAAGAGACTGAAGATCTGCCTGAAAATCCTATTTTCAAGTTTAGAGTTAATGGGGAACCTCACTATGAAGGTTTAAATCTTGAGACTTTGAGTGATAAATCTGACGAAAACCATTTAGAAAGCTTAACAGAGTCCTTAGATGTGGtaaacactgaaaatatacaCTCAGTGAAAAATCCAGTTAGTTGCAAAATTATTTCAGATGTTAAACAGCTGTGGGAAACTGTAATAATTCAGCTCCTGCGAAAAACCCAGACTGCAGATACACTTCAACTTCTCCAGTCAGTGCAGGAGGAGATTCCACCTGGGATAATACCACAGAGGTACGTAACATTGATGATATATTCTCTATAGCTTGCTTTCTTAAGTATATAAAGACCATCACAGTATTGCatcaattttttatgaaaataatgtgtaaataataggttatatatatggttgcaaattaaattaaaattagctTAGTACAGTACTAAGGTCATTTTAATTTTGGATGAATTTTACCCACTATTAAAGTTAGTGTATATCTCTGCGACCATAtaagctaaatttaaccttaggtaagtatcaaaataaattttattatgaaaatttaaataatacataattttcaactATGTGGGTAGTATGTAACATTCATTCATCTACTATACGTTTAGTTATAGAGCCAAACTGTAAACCTTATATCATTACATGattctgaaatataaataaggCAAGTTACAGCTTATTATGGTGTTAATGATAATTCAATTGATATCAGAAACTAAGTAAAGTCTGATTCCATTATGTACTCACTTAACATCATTAGTTTCCAAAGGCAAAGCCATTATCTCCATTGAAACTTGGCATTTATTTGGAAATTATGGCAGCATACTTTTGTAATTTACAGTAGATATAATATTAACCTTTTAACCTTTACAAAGTTGGCTTTCTTTTCTGTAACAAAGTCTACAATACTGTTTACTGTAAATGTACTTAAATAATGGGTGTATTTTTCTTTAGGGACTAAAGTCCTAAAAATGCTAAGTACCCCAGGAACATTGTGCTTTACTTGCAAGTACTCCCTTTTAAGAATCATCAATGGTTTACAATGAAAATGCTCTTGTTTCTTTATATTGAATTGCTGCAgttgaagaatgaaaaaattttttcttaataCACTGTTGTCCACCATTAAAATTCATCCCGAACATCCCGCAACGCACAcattctgaaagactaaaacattacaaAGTTCCCAGACATGTGTGaaagatacataaaaacataaCTGTCAATACACAATTTTTCAAATCAAAACACTAAAGCAAAGTTAGGGGTCCTGTCTCTCTGAAGGGGCAGTACTCTCTTAGGAGACGGACTAGCCTATCACTCATAACGTAAGTGATGCCGATGCAGAGTTAAAGACATATATACTACAACAGCATCTGTTCCAAGGAAGTTCAACACGGCAACAAAGAGGGCTTGTCTAACTCGATGACGTCCACGGAACTTCTAggctgaataaaaagaaataaagcacaggctacaataaaaaaaccaGCTTGAAAAAGGAGAGCGAAGCAAAACTCTGGTGGTCTCCATGGCGGTAAAAGAAAGACTGGCACATCGCAGGGGTCTGAGCTTGGTCAAAAACCAAACATCCACCGCATATATGCAGGAGTTGCCAGTTGCCacagattccttttttttacaatctttgattgtttttactggtttccagctagcactagaagatttatcctattgttaagaccaaaggtttgttagctatgaaaaatacatagatttaaaaaaaatttgtcattttatactGTATGCCAAGTCTCATTGCTTCTTTGttgtacatacatattatttatttattaaattttactgTATATCAtcatgttattattaattttattctcagTCATCTTGCTAAAGTTACTGTTTCATATAAATTTCCAGAGTATACAGTTGGTGCATCATGTTATCATTAGTTGAAAACAGAGGTCCAGCAGCTCGCTGGGCTTTACTGGACTCGCTCACAAATAGTTGCATCAAGCCAtactctaaaaaggtaagaaaaattcttttttatttcagtgccttaccaagcaattatataGCTGTAGGTTCCCCATCACAGCACACCAAAATTAAAACTTTGCTGTGGTGCTGCCATTGCTAGTGCCTGTGACAGGGATCCGCCCACTTTCAGGAGTAACAGGTATATAACAGCCTGCTCCTGAGTAACATTGGTGGTTTAAGCAGACCTTTACTTCATATAGTAGAATGGATATCGCTTTCCCGCTCTTTAGTGAAGTATTCACTTCGTGTGGTTTTGTTATTCCTGATAGTTAGCTTAATTTAGCTTGTTTGCCATCATGTCTGATTTTAGCTCTTCAGGAGTTAGGTTCTGTGTCAGTGGGTGCATAACTAGGTTAGATAAACCTATTTATGACTTGCACTCTAAATGCATCAAAAATAGGGGGCAAGAATGTAATAGGTAGGTTACATGTCCCAAATGTCAGGGATGGGATGAACTACAGTTGGAGGTACATATTTGTTTCTcaatctgaaaaattgattaaGGAAAGGGAGAAGAGAGCACCACTTAGGACTGAAAGTAAGCTAACTTAGCTTCTTCTCCTTCACCTTAGCAGTGGCAACTACTGTTTCCTCCTCGTTTTATGTCTCCCATCTTAAGTCCTACTCCTTTACCAGCTTCCCATGCTGCCTTTTCAGACACCATTGCTAGCCTCGAATCAAGGTTTGAAAAGAAATTTGGCTTCCTTGCGGACACGGTCATGGAATTAGGTCTTTCTGTTGAAGGAAGTGCAGCGTTAGTGCAGTGCATTCTGAGGGGGTAGCTGTCTGTCCTTCTAGTTCTCCTAGTGGTTCCTCCGTTGAGCCTGTGGTGAACCAGCAGGACTCAGCAGAACGCCACTGGAAAGGTGTTTCTTTCAGTGACCCATTATTGATGGATTTGAGTGGTTCTTCCCTGCTAGAAAATGCTGTGGGCATACTTCCTCCACCTCACGTCCTCTATAGAGACTTTCAACTACAATAGCTGCCTCCCTGCCTCCATGAAAAGATCTAGAGAAGTGCTGTTCCACCTCCGCCTCACAGTCATCAGTTGGCATGGGACAGTTGACTTGCCTGATGAGTGACAGGTATTGGCACCAGTGCTGGATTTAGCAGGGGGGCCTAGGGCCCCACAcctcagcagaaaaaaaaaatattacataatgttctaaatataaacaaattaattaataataataataataataataatatagaggtgttcaattagaaaataaatcccaGAAACCTACCTCCCACCCCCCAGCTGTGAGGGCACTCTTTGCTTCCCCATAAATGAGAGGGGCCCCGTAAAGTCACCAGCCTAGGGCCTGACACACCCAAAATCTGCCCATGATTGGCGCCAACCAGGTGTTCGGCACCAACTCATTCATCACGCCTCCCTTCGACACACTCAGACTCTGCTGTACCTTGCTCAAAACCTGTTGATCGCACACTGCCTTTGCCTACTCATTCTTCGCACTCACCTCAGAGGGACTGTACTTTGGTTCCCTTTCGTCGCCATTTGGGGGACTTGATGAGTTTTCTTAAAGGGAAAAAAACTGAACTGGCACCAAGAGTGGGGATCGTTCCCTTTCCCCTATTTCTTCGAAATATGAAAAACAGGACTACAATTTTGTNNNNNNNNNNNNNNNNNNNNNNNNNNNNNNNNNNNNNNNNNNNNNNNNNNNNNNNNNNNNNNNNNNNNNNNNNNNNNNNNNNNNNNNNNNNNNNNNNNNNNNNNNNNNNNNNNNNNNNNNNNNNNNNNNNNNNNNNNNNNNNNNNNNNNNNNNNNNNNNNNNNNNNNNNNNNNNNNNNNNNNNNNNNNNNNNNNNNNNNNNNNNNNNNNNNNNNNNNNNNNNNNNNNNNNNNNNNNNNNNNNNNNNNNNNNNNNNNNNNNNNNNNNNNNNNNNNNNNNNNNNNNNNNNNNNNNNNNNNNNNNNNNNNNNNNNNNNNNNNNNNNNNNNNNNNNNNNNNNNNNNNNNNNNNNNNNNNNNNNNNNNNNNNNNNNNNNNNNNNNNNNNNNNNNNNNNNNNNNNNNNNNNNNNNNNNNNNNNNNNNNNNNNNNNNNNNNNNNNNNNNNNNNNNNNNNNNNNNNNNNNNNNNNNNNNNNNNNNNNNNNNNNNNNNNNNNNNNNNNNGGACTACAATTTTGTGCCTGCCTCTTCTTACTAGAGTCTCTTGAGGTACCTGCTGGATAATTTTCTGGATTTCTTTgtacagttgaacctcttaaaactGGCATTCTATGGTCCGGGAACTCCTGTGATttggtttgattttaaatcagccGCCGTTAGTTCATTGCGCTACCACCAAAGTAGCGCCACGTATTATTTACAACTTCAAGGccgcaaaaattatgccatatctcctttgTCTTTATTAAAATAGTTGTTATTAATGAGAAAATATgtgaagtcaaatatgttttttatattaaccttaaaggaataaatatattttttaaaatatccacTTAAAAAGTCTCTACCAAGTCAAAACTTTTAATCTAAACAATGAGATATTTGGCATACACGAATTCCTTACTCTGTGCTTGAGGTAAGTGATACAGtgttgataatttcttttatgtgactgtgtacttactatttacctattCGATATGCCACCCATGAGATCATATGATGCTAGAGGTAAGAAGcacaagcataaatctttatctatactaaaaaaattttatttcattagcgAATACTTTAGTCTTCATTTTCCTCAATAAATGGCGCCAGTatgctttgtttacgttttgtcGCCAACATTCAAATGCACTGTGATTGCCGaaattcatccatttttttttcatcccactatcctctacaatcaaaataaatgacgaagaaattaatagcgataattatgaagatacgaattttaggatatgaaagTCACTGATGATGTTCAGATTCTGAGAAGTTTATTACTGTAGCTAGTTGACTTACGATTAGGCTAACTagggaatgtaggctaaatgtgttaaataaagtgCACTAAAGAAAATTAGTATACAGCATAACATTATAAAATGATGAAGCTAAAACTtatgagtaataaaataataaaaaagaagtcaGAACATAGCCAAGTAGCAGGCTAAGTCAGAAACTAGGCTATTTGTATGTGGAAATACCTTGCAAGACTATGTTTACCTACAGGCTTAATTTTTTAGGGATGTATTCCATATTCTGGGATTTTCTGTGGTCTGGCAATTGCCTGGTCCCAAGGTTTCCAGATTTAAGAGGTTAGACTGTACCAGCACCTCCTAGTTCACCAGCTTCTACCTTCCTCATGTGGAAGAAGTCCTCAAACCCGTGCTTACCGAAGTTGGTCATTCCTCTGCCCCAAGGTCTTTACGGGATGTGGAAGAGTGATTGGCCAACAAGAGAGATCTTGGAAAGTTACCTTTACGTTTCCTCCTTCAAAGTTACTCAAGAAGAGGTATCTTTTCTATgctgtctgcctcctcccagggggacttcttaGGTCTCATTGATATCACCCACAGGCCCGACTTTTCGTCAGCCAAGATCTACTTCTCCTCTCATGAACTAGATCATTTGATTAGGAATGTCTTTAAAGTCCTGGAAATACTTATTTTCCTGGACTGGATGGTTGGGGCTTTTGCCAAGAAGACGGAGGACTATTCTATCCTTCCTGAGAACATTGCTGCGGACTGGATAGGTGTCCTCTTGTGTGCTGATAAGTCAATTAGAGACAGATCAGATGAAGTAGCCTCTCTCTTTGCAATGGGCATCTTGAAGAAGCAGGAACTTTGGTGTTCCTTAGCCACAAAAGGAGTAACCTTGTCACAGAAGTCGGCCCTTATGTTCTCTCCTCAGGACAAGAACCATCTATTTTGCAGGATACTGTAAACAAGGTTCTCTCTGTGCTGCAGAAAAAGTCAATGCACGACTTCTAGCCCAGTCAACAAGCGTTCCAAGTCTTCACTATATACTACTGCCAACTCTGGTACAACAGTCTATTCGCCAGACCCTGCTCTAATCTGTGACCCTCTTCAAAGACCATGTTGAAATCCTTCACAAAACCCTCTACCAAGTGATGTGCCAGTCCGCGTACCCGTTGGTGCCAGACTGCActtttttgggaggaatggagccACAGGGGAGGAATGGAGCCACAGGGGAGCAGAACCCTTTCAAGGAAGAATCCCCTCTTTCCAAAGTACCCATGAAGTTGACAGCCTACTCTCCAAGCTTGGAAAGGTTTTTGGCTCTCAATAGAGAGGTACAGGTTCTCATTCAGAAAGGGGCAGTAGAAGAAGCTGTCAACCAATCGTCCAAGGGGTTTTACAACAGACTCTTCGTAGTCTCCAAGGCATCGGGGGGATGGTATGGAGGCCTATCGTAGACATCAGCAGTCTAAACTTTTTCTTCCTCAAGATGaaattcaatatggaaacaaCTCGATGAATGTTAGCATCTCTTCAccagggggactggatggtgtccctggatatGCAAGATGGT
The sequence above is a segment of the Macrobrachium nipponense isolate FS-2020 chromosome 2, ASM1510439v2, whole genome shotgun sequence genome. Coding sequences within it:
- the LOC135221014 gene encoding uncharacterized protein LOC135221014, with translation MYVPKSRTASLFRSSCIHLMTLDSAVTQLDYCDGHLLVSTLDRSYICNTSLETFAQIGTKLRKGEFGGCFCKVNLVSNIPPTNPSMKHNHHEVEESLEENPKSNYSPSDSGKFELSDCYEVTEDKEENIQQPTDIRQPTEKSVSTIPQQGVVTRIFCARPGSRVWEADLSGKVLVTHQLKNALMVPPVDVLLIDGSYGDTEMLQGDALKLEKQLSSLKQWTKSKKGDTLELVNEKGSVPVNSSENSSVKHSPVGVAFTKMLNFYNSFLLAVSNFGLYIIDPSNSTVLLWVSEPDGILDIKVSGNTLIYKTGHGSIQNFMITTVDVAILVLHNRSLMIECARLCLQHHYIFSTSRLLCRLGIKVLSDLTSQIVDENVKRALQTLENMIGQNQDKENQSEINPKKSGITYVRNEKYNSCEIKESLHFALRLSHHAFLPASVTRWYSEPHLGYGQDLGPLAQRSAVSVETSPIHELKGNRFLLGTSSFLQDLQSGLSLGNYSSEDTLQSFSKSHSGFSSLSDGSDRKSSSPDPLYNRTSSSPTHSSGRWSQQSDKSHKSLESSQEMYEDPLFPPSDSSPELEMAARMYLDNRCQHSGNSVESQSLYSIPYAPISPSSETAAIVQDLMENAATNVVSTITLGTKSLKEKFKNVTQLKTSSEMSPLRTRKSPFSVLDILGNSSIVDCEDPFQSSTSGTDETDGFDVDIVIKTKTKKKGSRKAIGASPVMSRQSTLPEVDDIMHSSSIELPGVVRNLHELVMSTMKQITVAEDQQETTDLLTQWFEVYCSAVQHIYTNKNSPQGSDEPQDGPVSISSVDSLVSVGTSCDSLKWDSNDIGFEPSAMSADILEQLTKMFLHCLQSRVYAGGSNLRGISGFTKVDIPQHQLTPDDVKKLDALYAQLITNDCGLLHYSTLLNALDTLGQNYFLLTWIALLEKVTKDSEVVSIYPLPDIISDLDFTRSQRVSFLYKLACSGNMKHFISAAVQVQNPYVIFDVIFMLNFVLHKPNESTVPLTKYSVKHYLFLYLKEIAKDKDIRELYLAYWSWCPELQYDVLSALLSALNPSSMSCNCGMPIPCSRSIPLENLVETLLSHHILAPKNMLQLCQSSGYWKGYCILSLAYKLHAPAEIFPHVLQTCDADLIEMAMDSLDKTELSVSVKTMMMVTSTNISVIKCFKCQSIIELLSRVQEETEDLPENPIFKFRVNGEPHYEGLNLETLSDKSDENHLESLTESLDVVNTENIHSVKNPVSCKIISDVKQLWETVIIQLLRKTQTADTLQLLQSVQEEIPPGIIPQRVYSWCIMLSLVENRGPAARWALLDSLTNSCIKPYSKKVAEAIRRSEPSSTGQENISVPPTSNKEPSATFSPLGHHWGVRSQVLQGICHFCQLRLPEEALVSVGGVTVFPCSHAYHAICLAQRGYYCIICTRQESLKLRGS